The uncultured Roseibium sp. genome contains a region encoding:
- a CDS encoding M81 family metallopeptidase gives MTRLFIAGLSTETNSFSPMPTGMTSFEEGSVHHGNATQDTEQYYTAPLHIWRRRAEALGWEVVESLSAHAQPSGPTVKPVYEGFRDEILADLKAAGGADVILLTLHGAMIADGYDDCEGDLIAGCRAIAPDAVIGGLLDPHFHLTELMLDKASLLVAYKEYPHVDVPERAEDLFSLAARTVAGEIRPVMRDYDCRMIIAMPTTKDPMRGFVDAMSAREGQDGVLSLSIAHGFPWGDHPRVGTRALAICDGDAAAAAAEAERLGQSLYGLREELHTRMPPLDEALDLAAAEPKGPVVLADMSDNPGGGAPSDATFLLRAMIERGMTSVATGLFWDPVAVRFCSEAGEGARFDLRLGGKCGPMSGDPLDLKVTVRRIVPGMTQRFGKLSAPIGTAVWVECDGIDIVLNDLRCQTFHPDAFEKLGIDLSQRSYVCVKSSNHYQAGFNPIAARVIGVATPGAITPDFANIPYRNRKRNYWPAVEDPFA, from the coding sequence ATGACACGGCTTTTCATCGCCGGGCTGAGCACCGAAACCAATTCCTTTTCGCCCATGCCGACGGGCATGACGAGTTTCGAGGAAGGCTCGGTCCACCACGGCAACGCGACGCAGGACACCGAGCAATACTATACCGCGCCGCTGCATATCTGGCGCAGGCGCGCCGAGGCGCTGGGCTGGGAGGTGGTGGAATCCCTGTCTGCCCATGCACAGCCGTCGGGGCCTACAGTGAAACCGGTCTACGAAGGCTTCCGGGACGAAATCCTGGCGGATCTCAAGGCGGCCGGCGGTGCGGATGTGATCCTGCTGACCCTGCACGGGGCGATGATCGCCGATGGCTATGACGATTGCGAAGGCGACCTGATCGCCGGCTGTCGGGCAATTGCGCCCGACGCTGTGATCGGCGGGCTGCTCGATCCTCATTTCCACCTGACGGAGCTGATGCTGGACAAGGCAAGCCTGCTGGTGGCCTACAAGGAATATCCTCACGTGGACGTGCCGGAACGGGCGGAGGATCTGTTTTCTCTGGCGGCGCGCACCGTCGCCGGCGAAATCAGGCCGGTGATGCGCGATTACGATTGTCGCATGATTATCGCCATGCCGACGACCAAGGATCCCATGCGCGGGTTCGTTGACGCCATGAGCGCGCGCGAGGGCCAGGACGGCGTGTTGTCCCTGTCGATCGCCCACGGGTTTCCCTGGGGCGATCATCCGCGTGTGGGAACGCGCGCGCTTGCGATCTGCGATGGTGATGCCGCTGCCGCGGCGGCAGAGGCGGAACGGTTGGGGCAATCGCTCTATGGCCTGCGCGAAGAACTTCATACCCGGATGCCTCCATTGGACGAGGCCTTGGATCTTGCGGCGGCGGAGCCGAAGGGACCGGTGGTGCTGGCAGACATGTCCGACAATCCGGGCGGTGGCGCGCCGTCGGATGCAACCTTCCTGCTGCGCGCGATGATCGAGCGGGGGATGACCTCCGTTGCGACGGGCCTGTTCTGGGACCCGGTCGCGGTGCGTTTCTGCAGCGAAGCCGGCGAGGGAGCGCGCTTCGACCTGCGCCTGGGCGGCAAGTGCGGGCCGATGTCCGGGGACCCGCTCGACCTCAAGGTGACGGTGCGCCGGATCGTTCCGGGAATGACCCAGCGCTTCGGTAAACTATCGGCCCCGATCGGTACGGCGGTCTGGGTGGAGTGCGACGGTATCGACATCGTGCTCAACGATCTCCGTTGCCAGACCTTCCATCCGGATGCCTTCGAAAAACTGGGCATAGACCTTTCGCAGCGCAGTTATGTCTGCGTGAAATCCTCAAACCATTACCAGGCCGGGTTTAACCCGATCGCCGCGCGTGTGATCGGCGTCGCCACGCCCGGCGCGATCACGCCGGACTTCGCCAATATTCCCTACCGCAATCGGAAACGGAATTACTGGCCCGCCGTGGAGGATCCGTTCGCATGA
- a CDS encoding alpha/beta hydrolase, translating to MSNSLISARDAFAARLPEDRMDLNGRSWGVRVAGSAGPVLLLIPGTLGRGDIFWQQVEALSERLRIVTVSYPETGSIADWSADLQTLFDRLEIGEATVLGSSLGGYLVQHLSSEAPERVTRLIAANTLHSVAGITDRPPYALDLDNVPVADLRAGFAKGLGAWAETHPDQVDLVELLLGEVNGRIPEPELRMRLKALKTAPELPPVNLPPERIVTIEADDDPLIPPEMRSAVRNRLKPAVAYRFLSGGHFPYVARPADYNALLEQVMGLEVTGPDWGEEAERNR from the coding sequence ATGAGCAATTCTCTGATCTCCGCGCGTGACGCCTTCGCCGCGCGCTTGCCCGAAGATCGGATGGACCTCAATGGCCGAAGCTGGGGTGTCCGGGTTGCGGGATCTGCCGGTCCGGTATTGCTGCTTATTCCCGGTACGCTCGGGCGTGGCGACATCTTCTGGCAGCAGGTCGAAGCCCTTTCCGAGCGGCTGCGGATCGTCACTGTCAGCTATCCGGAGACCGGTAGCATCGCGGACTGGAGCGCGGACCTCCAGACGCTGTTCGACAGGCTGGAGATCGGCGAGGCGACGGTGCTCGGTTCGTCGCTCGGCGGCTATCTGGTGCAACATCTCAGCTCAGAGGCGCCTGAGCGGGTTACGCGCCTGATCGCGGCCAATACGCTGCATTCGGTTGCAGGCATTACCGATCGGCCGCCTTACGCGCTTGATCTCGACAACGTGCCTGTGGCGGATCTCAGGGCAGGATTTGCCAAGGGGCTGGGCGCCTGGGCCGAAACCCATCCCGACCAGGTGGATCTGGTCGAACTGCTTCTGGGCGAGGTCAACGGGCGGATTCCGGAACCGGAACTCCGGATGCGGTTGAAAGCGCTGAAGACCGCGCCGGAGCTGCCGCCTGTGAACCTGCCTCCGGAAAGGATCGTCACCATCGAGGCGGACGACGATCCGCTGATTCCGCCGGAGATGCGGAGCGCCGTGCGGAACCGGCTGAAACCGGCGGTGGCCTATCGGTTCCTGTCGGGCGGGCATTTTCCTTATGTGGCGCGGCCTGCGGATTACAACGCTCTTCTGGAGCAGGTGATGGGCCTGGAGGTGACAGGCCCCGATTGGGGTGAGGAAGCGGAGCGCAACCGATGA
- a CDS encoding ornithine cyclodeaminase family protein, whose product MIVLKHEDVADLLPMGEAVEVIDNVMRTVSRGGAELPLRHVVPVGSGNMMGVMSGALNAPHCYGVKLVSLFPGNPEKGLSSHRGAVVLFEAETGGAVAMMDAGFLTAIRTAAASAVATRALARENATSLALIGYGEQAEHHLDAMMAVRPITRLHVAGRSAERAEAFAKQAAEHYPQLTAVHGTDVQAAVETADIVCTVTASPTPVLMGDWLPEGVHVNIVGASLPSKREVDDRVVERADIWVDYTPSTLAQAGEIVDMIKTGTFSEDKLKGEIGAVLEGTLEGRSTPGQITAYRSLGITAQDLAAAEYVYRQATTAGRGQVVTL is encoded by the coding sequence ATGATCGTTTTGAAACACGAAGACGTGGCCGACCTCCTGCCCATGGGAGAAGCGGTCGAGGTGATCGACAATGTGATGCGCACCGTTTCGCGGGGCGGGGCGGAGTTGCCGCTGCGCCATGTGGTGCCGGTCGGCAGTGGAAACATGATGGGTGTCATGTCCGGCGCCCTGAACGCGCCGCACTGCTACGGCGTCAAGCTGGTCAGTCTGTTTCCCGGCAATCCGGAAAAGGGCCTGTCGTCGCATCGTGGCGCCGTGGTCCTGTTCGAGGCGGAGACCGGCGGAGCGGTCGCCATGATGGACGCAGGCTTTCTGACCGCGATCCGTACTGCCGCCGCAAGCGCCGTCGCGACCCGGGCCCTGGCGCGGGAAAATGCGACATCGCTGGCGCTGATCGGCTATGGTGAACAGGCCGAACACCATCTGGACGCCATGATGGCCGTCCGTCCGATCACCCGGCTTCACGTTGCCGGACGCTCTGCCGAGCGAGCCGAAGCTTTCGCGAAACAAGCTGCGGAGCACTATCCGCAGCTGACCGCCGTTCACGGCACGGATGTGCAGGCGGCGGTCGAAACGGCGGACATCGTCTGCACGGTCACCGCATCGCCGACGCCGGTCCTGATGGGGGACTGGCTGCCGGAAGGTGTTCATGTGAACATCGTCGGCGCGTCCCTGCCTTCCAAGCGGGAGGTGGACGACCGGGTGGTCGAGCGGGCGGATATCTGGGTCGACTACACGCCTTCGACCCTGGCACAGGCCGGAGAAATCGTCGACATGATCAAGACTGGAACGTTCAGCGAGGACAAGCTGAAAGGCGAAATCGGCGCCGTGCTTGAAGGCACGTTGGAAGGCCGCTCCACTCCCGGACAGATTACCGCCTACCGCTCCCTCGGCATCACCGCCCAGGACCTTGCGGCAGCCGAGTATGTCTACCGCCAGGCGACGACAGCCGGCAGGGGACAGGTGGTGACCCTGTAA
- a CDS encoding ABC transporter ATP-binding protein, producing MRQAATAAPADAKAEASPRHPLLRVVLERLFGVREALWLAPLVLPYRGPLVALFGLSLVAAATALIPPWLTKLVIDRGLMAHDKQALVTFALALFVVGLAAMALGAVNSLLHLRFSARLLADLRRAAVARILAQSPRWQARQKIGELMSRLDGDAGEVQQFTFAALVTGGGSLLRLVGGLVMLFVLAPKLAVLALVLAPVELIFFAKARPVTHAKARDVRTARGELASGLAETITGLGALRALNATQAASEKIELRQQGLISALLSAQVWNEVTRAVPMVLTAVLRGTVFLVGGLAVIDGTMELGSLIAFTAYLGFLIGPMQSLISLWHGQARMKAALDRLDEIMSANPDVSDPPAPLPLPEEGGDLVLTGVSYALAGHEPLFEDVNLTIPAGSKLRLSGPSGIGKSSLLSLLQRHDDPRAGAILHNGIDLRHLHLADIRTAIALVPQKGHVFSGTLADNLRLGRPDASEDEMIEVLRLVELDDRFGIDGKAAPQPPLSPLEGEMSPKVTEGGEPYVRATAVYPPLSATPTSPPQGGRREQVAPVPHLSNHEKTGAGLETRLGEGGLNLSGGERQRLCLARALLQPFKVLVLDESLSEVDAGRITRIMAAIDTRFADRTRIVVTHGEADRYGDFDMAFDLAPFGGQKS from the coding sequence ATGAGGCAGGCCGCGACAGCAGCTCCTGCGGACGCGAAAGCCGAGGCATCGCCCCGGCATCCGCTACTGCGTGTCGTGCTGGAACGGCTGTTCGGCGTGCGCGAGGCGCTTTGGCTCGCACCTCTCGTCCTCCCCTATCGCGGACCGCTGGTGGCCCTCTTTGGCCTGTCGCTGGTCGCTGCCGCAACCGCGCTTATCCCGCCATGGCTGACCAAGCTCGTCATAGATCGGGGGCTGATGGCCCATGACAAGCAAGCGCTGGTCACCTTCGCCCTCGCCCTGTTCGTGGTTGGTCTTGCCGCCATGGCGCTCGGCGCCGTCAACTCCCTGCTTCACTTGCGTTTTTCCGCAAGGCTTTTGGCCGATCTGCGCCGCGCGGCCGTCGCCCGCATCCTGGCGCAATCGCCGCGCTGGCAGGCACGGCAGAAGATCGGTGAGCTGATGAGCCGGCTCGACGGCGATGCCGGCGAAGTCCAGCAGTTCACCTTTGCAGCCCTTGTCACCGGCGGCGGCAGTCTGCTCAGGCTTGTCGGCGGGTTGGTGATGCTGTTCGTGCTGGCCCCGAAACTTGCTGTTCTGGCGCTGGTTCTCGCCCCGGTGGAACTGATCTTCTTCGCAAAGGCCCGTCCGGTTACTCACGCAAAGGCCCGCGACGTGCGTACAGCGCGCGGCGAGCTTGCGTCCGGTCTGGCGGAAACCATCACCGGCCTCGGTGCACTGCGCGCCCTCAACGCGACACAAGCCGCCTCGGAAAAGATCGAACTGCGCCAGCAGGGACTGATATCGGCGCTGCTCTCTGCCCAGGTCTGGAACGAAGTCACCCGCGCCGTGCCCATGGTGCTGACTGCGGTCCTGCGCGGCACGGTGTTTCTGGTCGGCGGCCTTGCCGTCATCGATGGCACCATGGAGCTCGGCTCGCTGATCGCCTTCACCGCCTATCTGGGTTTCCTGATCGGACCGATGCAGTCGCTGATCTCGCTCTGGCACGGCCAGGCACGCATGAAGGCCGCCCTCGACCGCCTCGACGAGATCATGAGCGCCAATCCGGACGTCTCCGATCCGCCCGCGCCTCTGCCTCTCCCGGAGGAAGGCGGAGACCTGGTGCTGACCGGCGTCTCCTATGCGTTGGCCGGACACGAGCCGCTTTTCGAAGACGTCAATCTGACCATCCCCGCCGGCAGCAAGCTCCGCCTGTCGGGCCCGTCCGGGATCGGCAAGTCATCCCTCCTGAGCCTGCTGCAACGCCACGACGATCCGCGCGCAGGCGCGATCCTGCACAACGGCATCGATCTGCGCCACCTGCACCTTGCGGACATTCGTACCGCCATCGCACTGGTCCCGCAGAAGGGCCACGTCTTCTCCGGCACCCTCGCCGACAATCTGCGCCTTGGCCGGCCGGATGCGAGCGAAGACGAGATGATTGAGGTTCTCCGCCTCGTGGAACTGGACGACCGGTTCGGGATCGATGGCAAAGCAGCTCCGCAGCCCCCCCTCTCCCCCCTTGAGGGGGAGATGTCACCAAAGGTGACAGAGGGGGGTGAGCCATACGTCCGGGCGACCGCTGTATACCCCCCTCTGTCGGCTACGCCGACATCTCCCCCTCAAGGGGGGAGACGGGAGCAAGTGGCTCCTGTCCCGCATTTATCGAACCATGAGAAAACCGGCGCCGGCCTCGAAACGCGCCTCGGCGAAGGTGGCTTGAATCTTTCAGGCGGCGAACGCCAGCGTCTGTGCCTGGCGCGCGCCCTGTTACAGCCATTCAAGGTGCTGGTTCTCGACGAAAGCCTGTCGGAGGTCGACGCAGGGCGGATCACCCGGATCATGGCCGCTATCGACACGCGCTTTGCCGACCGCACCCGGATCGTCGTCACCCATGGCGAAGCGGACCGCTATGGTGACTTTGACATGGCGTTCGACCTTGCGCCCTTCGGAGGGCAGAAATCTTGA
- the peaD gene encoding quinohemoprotein amine dehydrogenase subunit beta — protein MRNLIATTAALCLGLTALPALAKDLIVTVAKPDRLYVIDAQARTIQTDCKLDFNLIPGVIAMSPDNTIAYVLADRWENVYGIELASCKTVFAAHQSDGDVRRKSVASLAVSKDGKELYTVRNPVKLLADRYEIMEPELAVYDTSAGMDAKPVRSFPAPRRMTVMATDRKGTLYAAGHEIYAIDPKTGETTIKIPNASWDRPTYSPPDVLAFWPIGTQADEFLLLYSAAKFTDETQQELADFVWGYETVDLTTGESKIEDFASFEVIMFSAVRDPNDKNKLYGVYTQLSKHDLATKELVKRVDLPHTYYCVNISSDGKEIYVGGTNDDIGVYDADTLERIGEIILPSGGDMAASTMHVISTGS, from the coding sequence ATGCGAAACCTGATCGCAACCACGGCAGCGCTTTGCCTGGGCCTGACGGCCCTGCCCGCGCTCGCCAAGGACCTCATCGTCACGGTCGCCAAGCCCGACCGTCTCTACGTCATCGACGCCCAAGCCCGGACGATCCAGACCGACTGCAAGCTCGATTTCAACCTGATCCCCGGTGTCATCGCCATGTCGCCGGACAACACGATCGCCTATGTGCTCGCCGACCGCTGGGAAAACGTCTACGGCATCGAACTTGCCAGCTGCAAGACCGTGTTCGCGGCCCATCAGTCGGACGGCGACGTCCGCCGCAAGAGCGTTGCCTCGCTCGCCGTCTCCAAGGACGGCAAGGAGCTGTACACCGTGCGCAACCCGGTGAAGCTCCTGGCCGACCGCTACGAGATCATGGAGCCGGAACTGGCGGTCTATGACACCTCCGCCGGCATGGACGCCAAGCCCGTACGAAGCTTCCCGGCACCGCGCCGGATGACGGTGATGGCGACCGACCGCAAGGGCACGCTCTATGCCGCCGGTCACGAGATCTACGCCATCGACCCGAAGACCGGCGAAACCACGATCAAGATCCCTAACGCCTCCTGGGACCGGCCGACCTATTCGCCGCCGGACGTGCTCGCCTTCTGGCCGATCGGCACCCAGGCCGACGAATTCCTGCTGCTCTATTCGGCGGCGAAATTCACCGACGAAACTCAGCAGGAACTGGCCGATTTCGTCTGGGGCTACGAGACCGTCGACCTGACAACGGGCGAGAGCAAGATCGAGGACTTCGCCAGTTTCGAGGTGATCATGTTCTCCGCCGTGCGCGACCCCAACGACAAGAACAAGCTCTACGGGGTCTACACCCAGCTTTCCAAGCATGATCTTGCCACCAAGGAACTGGTCAAGCGGGTCGACCTGCCGCATACCTATTACTGCGTCAACATCTCGTCCGACGGGAAGGAGATCTATGTGGGCGGCACCAACGACGACATCGGCGTCTACGATGCCGACACGCTGGAACGCATCGGCGAAATCATCCTGCCCTCCGGCGGCGACATGGCCGCCAGCACCATGCACGTGATCAGCACGGGGAGTTAG
- the qhpC gene encoding quinohemoprotein amine dehydrogenase subunit gamma, with protein MKNLKPLNQKAERVVKATETDAMDEVRAMQTIVAGCASTLDPGWEVDPFGGVAALCQPMEADLYGCSDPCWWPAQVPDTINSYPDWNAKADGAPADWRNLGTVFPSDSET; from the coding sequence ATGAAAAACTTGAAGCCCCTGAACCAGAAAGCCGAACGGGTCGTCAAAGCGACCGAAACCGACGCCATGGACGAAGTCCGAGCCATGCAGACCATCGTGGCCGGTTGCGCCTCGACGCTGGACCCCGGCTGGGAGGTCGATCCCTTTGGCGGCGTCGCCGCCCTGTGCCAGCCGATGGAGGCCGATCTCTACGGCTGCTCCGACCCCTGCTGGTGGCCGGCCCAGGTGCCGGACACGATCAACTCCTATCCGGACTGGAACGCGAAAGCCGACGGCGCGCCCGCGGACTGGCGCAACCTCGGCACGGTCTTCCCGTCCGACAGCGAAACCTGA
- the peaB gene encoding quinohemoprotein amine dehydrogenase maturation protein — protein sequence MGYLFYQPQNAHRVEVDGRHLLFHIPTTSLFEIDRLDNDVIDLFADRSKVSEADVRERFEGRADPDLVTERIRSLLDLDIVTDGRPPRAERPPVHIENFPLTTIVLNVNTGCNLSCTYCYKEDLDTPSKGRRMELETAKRSIELLLAESPDRDSYNVVFFGGEPLSNIALIRDVVAYAEERFGALGKRVDFTLTTNATLLTEEIVDWLNAHRFGLTVSMDGPKALHDLNRKTVGGKGTYEVVAAKTRMLLERYTSRPVGGRVTLTRGVTQVYEIWDHLKNEIGFHEVGFSPVTSGPVAPFNLTGDELVTVFEEMKHLGRHYRDEALKGRNIGFSNMHQLMTDLYEGRSKALPCGAGLGMLAVDHEGSLNLCHRFTGSDMDTYGTVDDGIEKQKLARFIEDRADRTDKGCSTCRIRNICAGGCYHESYAHFSDPLKPTYHYCDLMRDWVDFGIGVYGDLIAGAPVFFTDHIMPRRAYGK from the coding sequence ATGGGTTATCTCTTTTATCAGCCGCAGAACGCGCACCGGGTCGAGGTCGACGGACGGCACCTGCTGTTCCACATTCCGACCACCTCGCTGTTCGAGATCGACCGTCTCGACAACGACGTGATCGACCTCTTCGCCGACCGCAGTAAAGTGAGCGAGGCGGACGTACGCGAACGTTTCGAGGGCCGGGCCGACCCGGACCTCGTCACAGAGCGGATCCGCTCCCTGCTCGACCTCGACATCGTCACCGACGGCCGCCCGCCCCGGGCGGAACGGCCGCCGGTCCACATCGAGAACTTCCCGCTGACGACGATTGTCCTCAACGTCAACACGGGCTGCAATTTGTCCTGCACCTACTGCTACAAGGAGGATCTGGACACGCCGTCCAAGGGCCGGCGGATGGAGCTGGAGACGGCAAAACGCTCCATCGAGCTTCTGCTCGCTGAAAGCCCGGACCGGGACAGCTACAACGTGGTGTTCTTCGGCGGCGAGCCTTTGAGCAATATCGCGCTGATCCGCGATGTGGTTGCCTATGCCGAGGAGCGCTTCGGCGCCCTTGGCAAGCGGGTCGACTTCACGCTGACCACCAACGCGACCCTGCTCACGGAAGAGATCGTCGACTGGCTGAACGCTCACCGCTTCGGCCTGACGGTCTCCATGGACGGGCCGAAGGCGCTGCACGATCTCAACCGCAAGACCGTCGGCGGCAAGGGCACCTATGAGGTGGTCGCCGCCAAGACGCGGATGCTTCTGGAACGCTACACCTCCCGCCCCGTGGGCGGACGGGTGACACTGACCCGGGGCGTCACGCAGGTCTACGAGATCTGGGATCACCTGAAAAACGAGATCGGCTTTCACGAAGTCGGCTTCTCGCCAGTGACCTCGGGCCCGGTCGCGCCGTTCAACCTGACCGGCGACGAACTGGTGACCGTGTTCGAAGAGATGAAGCACCTCGGCCGGCATTACCGCGACGAGGCGCTCAAAGGTCGCAACATCGGCTTTTCCAACATGCACCAGCTCATGACCGACCTTTACGAGGGCCGGTCCAAGGCCCTGCCCTGCGGCGCGGGACTGGGCATGCTGGCGGTCGACCACGAAGGCAGTCTCAACCTCTGCCACCGCTTCACCGGGTCCGACATGGACACCTATGGCACCGTGGACGACGGCATCGAGAAGCAGAAGCTCGCCCGCTTCATCGAGGACCGGGCGGACCGCACCGACAAGGGCTGTTCCACCTGCCGCATCCGCAACATCTGCGCGGGCGGCTGCTACCACGAGAGCTACGCCCATTTTTCCGATCCGCTAAAGCCGACCTACCACTACTGCGATCTGATGCGCGACTGGGTCGACTTCGGCATTGGCGTCTACGGCGACCTGATCGCGGGCGCGCCAGTCTTTTTCACCGATCACATCATGCCGCGGAGGGCATACGGCAAATGA
- the peaA gene encoding quinohemoprotein amine dehydrogenase subunit alpha: MMKRLRKGHLAGLAGVLLLMSVPAQAQDGATLLEENCSGCHAADESGALSRINGQRKTPEGWLMTIVRMRLFHGMELDPGVQSQLVHYLADTQGLAPSEAEDFRYILERQPNVVEVTEAPLAEMCARCHSAARVGLQRRTKDEWNMHIDFHVGQWPTLEYQALARDREWLKIAREEVVPLLAEKYPFETDAWTAWEKADKPSATGSWVFTTSLPAKGEAYGTLEVSGDAQPYSVSGTLMTASGEELPVSGKLNVYTGYEWRANLTIGDTAYRQVLAMSEDGSSLSGRQFLHAEDSLGGAFKAVKAGGEPAIAGVVPSTLPAGGSGTVQVVGTGLDSVALSGALDASGGTANAYGASIDVSPAAGTDGAVSVTSGDAMANDALAVYSHIDSLKVEPAFALARVGGGGGSAAKVPARFDAIGYWNGADGQPGTDDDIRIGVVPASWSVAPFNEESEALKDVEFAGEMDESLGIFMPGVAGLNPKRPFSTNNAGNLKVLAKSGEASGEGQLIVTVQRWNDPPIR; the protein is encoded by the coding sequence ATGATGAAACGACTGCGAAAGGGGCACCTCGCCGGCCTGGCCGGTGTCCTGCTTCTGATGTCGGTCCCGGCACAGGCGCAGGATGGCGCCACGCTGCTGGAGGAAAATTGCAGTGGCTGCCATGCCGCCGACGAAAGCGGTGCGCTGAGCCGCATCAACGGCCAGCGCAAGACGCCGGAAGGCTGGCTGATGACCATCGTCCGCATGCGCCTGTTCCACGGCATGGAGCTGGACCCCGGCGTGCAAAGCCAACTGGTCCATTATCTGGCCGACACGCAGGGGCTTGCGCCTTCGGAAGCGGAGGATTTCCGTTACATTCTGGAGCGCCAGCCGAATGTGGTGGAAGTGACCGAGGCACCGCTTGCCGAAATGTGTGCTCGCTGCCATTCCGCGGCTCGGGTCGGCCTGCAGCGCCGCACGAAAGACGAATGGAACATGCACATCGACTTCCATGTCGGCCAATGGCCGACCCTGGAATACCAGGCGCTTGCTCGTGACCGGGAATGGCTGAAGATCGCCCGTGAGGAAGTCGTGCCGTTGCTGGCGGAAAAATATCCGTTTGAAACCGACGCATGGACCGCCTGGGAAAAGGCCGACAAGCCATCCGCGACCGGATCCTGGGTCTTCACCACGAGCCTGCCGGCCAAGGGCGAGGCCTATGGCACACTTGAGGTTTCAGGCGACGCCCAGCCTTATTCGGTCTCCGGCACGCTCATGACCGCCAGCGGCGAGGAACTGCCCGTTTCCGGCAAACTCAACGTCTATACCGGCTACGAATGGCGTGCCAACCTGACAATCGGCGACACCGCCTACCGCCAGGTGCTTGCGATGTCCGAAGATGGATCAAGCCTCTCCGGCCGCCAGTTCCTGCATGCCGAAGACAGCCTTGGCGGCGCTTTCAAGGCCGTGAAGGCCGGCGGCGAACCCGCGATTGCCGGTGTGGTACCCTCCACTCTTCCGGCTGGCGGCAGCGGCACCGTTCAGGTGGTCGGCACCGGGCTTGACAGCGTGGCTCTTTCCGGCGCGCTCGATGCCTCTGGCGGCACGGCCAATGCCTATGGAGCATCGATCGACGTCAGCCCGGCAGCGGGCACAGACGGCGCGGTTTCCGTTACCTCCGGCGACGCGATGGCGAACGATGCCCTTGCCGTCTACAGCCACATCGACAGCCTCAAGGTCGAACCGGCCTTCGCTCTCGCCCGTGTCGGCGGCGGCGGCGGCTCCGCCGCCAAGGTCCCTGCCCGGTTCGACGCGATCGGCTACTGGAACGGCGCAGACGGTCAGCCGGGTACGGACGACGATATACGCATCGGCGTCGTGCCCGCCTCCTGGTCGGTCGCTCCCTTTAACGAAGAATCCGAAGCCCTGAAGGACGTGGAATTTGCGGGCGAGATGGACGAAAGCCTCGGCATCTTCATGCCGGGCGTCGCCGGTCTCAACCCGAAACGTCCCTTCTCCACCAACAACGCCGGCAATCTGAAGGTTCTGGCCAAGAGCGGTGAGGCGTCCGGCGAAGGACAGCTCATCGTCACGGTCCAGCGCTGGAACGATCCGCCGATCCGCTAA